The Pogona vitticeps strain Pit_001003342236 chromosome 6, PviZW2.1, whole genome shotgun sequence genome contains a region encoding:
- the FABP1 gene encoding fatty acid-binding protein, liver, whose translation MSFTGKYERQSQENFEPFMKAVGLSDEQIEKGKANKSITEIVQTGKKFKVTLTTGDKSVTNEFVIGEEAELDTPTGQKFKTVVNMEGDNKMVVNLNDIKSVTEINGDTLINTLIKGDHQYRSISKRI comes from the exons ATGAGCTTCACTGGAAAATATGAACGCCAGTCCCAGGAGAATTTTGAGCCATTCATGAAAGCCGTTG GTCTTTCCGATGAGCAGATTGAAAAAGGCAAGGCCAACAAAAGCATCACTGAAATTGTGCAAACTGGGAAGAAGTTCAAGGTTACTTTGACAACTGGTGACAAAAGCGTGACAAATGAGTTTGTAATTGGGGAGGAGGCTGAGCTGGATACCCCAACAGGACAGAAGTTCAAG ACTGTTGTTAACATGGAAGGAGATAATAAGATGGTAGTAAACTTGAACGACATCAAGTCTGTAACTGAAATTAATGGAGACACCCTTATTAAT acACTGATCAAGGGTGACCATCAATACAGGAGTATCAGTAAGAGAATCTAA